From the Rhea pennata isolate bPtePen1 chromosome 1, bPtePen1.pri, whole genome shotgun sequence genome, the window TTGAAAGTAGAGACCAAGGTCTTTTGAATCTTATCTCGACGTTCACACATGCTCGTCAGCAACACAGGGTCCTTCTTGTGCTCCACGTCGTAGAAAGGACAGTTCTTCAGGTGTTCAGACATGCTCATGGCATCATTGAACTGCCATTTGTTAACTGTGGAGAACAGGCTGCTGAACTGCCAGATCTAGTatgtggggaagggagggagaacaCTGGAATGTTAGCAAAGTGTAACCGGGTTTTAAAATACTCGCTCGGCTTATAGTGAATGTACGCGATGTGTACTGGATAGACTAGTGAAATTCTGATCATGCAGGGCTAGTATAACATATAAAAATGTGGTCTGTATTGGTATATACCTCatgcttgctgtttttttctgcttttgttatcaactgctatttttaataggaaagcATCCTTCTACAGTTTTTGGTGCTAATCCAGTGCTGTACATTAGGAAATCCAGGACACCTGACCACTACATCACACATGTACtgtgtgaaaaaaatggagattagATGCATCCAAGGCAGTTATAAAGCAAAGTAAATAGAGCATGGTTGTATaatcttgctctctctctctttctctctctcaaaaaaaaaaaaaaaaaaggaaaaaaaaagactgaataaagaataaagatcTCCTTATAGTTGAAAACATATATTAGTAACTTGAAAGTACCCACCCCATAACAAGCCTAGAAAATTCAAAGGCTAAGATTTTTCCTAGAAGAAATCCAATCttgcaaaaaaaaggaatggtGCAGTTAAAATATGCAATCTTTGTTTGCAGTGATAATATGTATTTGTGATAAGACTGTGCTTAAATCACTTTAATATTTGCCGTATCCCACTagatcaatttattttttaaagtcatattGGATTTCTTTTCCCTACAAATGTACTTTCTTGTAGAAGAAGGACAGTAGGTGGGTGTGTTACAGGTCAGAATTACCTGCACCTGTCCTAGTTCTAGGTAATCGTAGCTGTTATACACAAGAATCAAGAAGTTCAGTTTAATTACAAATGGAATTTTCAAGAAGAGTCTGTGCATCGGAAACCGATTCATGTGGGGTCAAAACAGACAGCTAACATGAAAGGGTTGGATATTCTTTAAAGGGAAGACTGCTGGTTTGAAATTATGCTACTAACTGGAGGTAACTGCTATTTGATTGCTCAACTGGAATTTCTTCCTTCTATTGAAGGAAGCCACATCCTGCAGTAAATGATTTCAatgtatattttctgttttggattTGGCAATTCAACTTGCAGCCATTGGTTCTTGTTACACTAGATTTAGAACTTGCCAcactttgtattttctcttaatAGTGAATACTTTTCATGAATTGCTAGGTTTCCATTTGGAAATATCAGTAAGTGGAGATCTTTAGCTGTCTGTTTGAAAGCCAGATCATTAGATCATTTTTGCAAGTCTTCTTTGGAcctctttaaattatttgtcCCTAGGTCTGTTTCTCGTGGGCTTGATCATGCAAAAGTCTCTGATATTCCCTCTCCTGTTTTATGTAAGAGCAACTGCAAGGCTATCAGCCAGCAAAAAACTGCAGCAACTGTTGTTTCAACTAGGATTTAAACTAAGTTGTGTTCACATACTTCATTCAGACTACCCAGACAGCCAatagggaaaataattttccattacAAACAGCGGGAGGCAAATTTCAGATCACCAGCTTAGCAAGAAAGGGCTTCTTATCTCGATGCTTCTCTTTAAGGTGCTCATATCCCAAGAAACCAGACTTTTATGACAACCTTGTGAACTACTAATCATGAAGCTACTAACCATGAAAACGCTAGGAGGCTGTTGTGAATACTGAGCTCCTTTCACATTTACATCTCCTTGTTCTTTACACTTTTAAGTGTTCTGAAGCATGCTTTAGTTTCAAGATGCCCTAGACCCACttgtaaagaggaaaaaagaaaaggacaaaccCCAAGTTCTTTAAGAACCTGTGTGTAACCTTTAAGGATCAGGAATTCTCAATTCATAGTGCCTATGCGAACTAGTTACCCAAAGCAAACCTGAGTGGCAACTTTCAGCTGATCAGTAGGTGCTCATTTACACCTTCCTACCTTTGCTAGATTTACTGTGCTTTACATCCTTGCAACCTCCCCATTCTCTGCTGCAGTTTACAACCTCCTGATCCTTCCCTATGTCTGTGTGCTTACATGCAGCGTCACTTGCTATGCATGTGTTTTTCCTGGAGAGAACCCATGGCTATCCTTTTCCCAATATCAATCACTTGCCTCTCTGCGAGCTTTCCATGAAGTACCTCCGTgggaatatctttttttctcccagacCAGTAGGACCATTCCTCTCTCTTGAAGAAGAGTGGCACAGACGTTCCTCATCAGCACTGACACCTGCGATAGCTGAGATAAGCTGAAGCTGTCCAGGAATCCAGCAATGTACTTGAGCACTTCTACTGGCAGGCTACTCAGCGAGTCTTTATTTCTCCCTCGATTAGTGACCGTGGAGTTGCACTTTCCTGATTCAACAAGGAGGGTGTCAACCTCTGGTTTAATAGCAAATGTCTTGAGAGGCTGGCTGTATATAACCTTGGCCTTATATCCAGCGGGGCGGAAGTGGTTTTGAACGTAAGTGCATCCCAAGTAGGCCAGCGGACAGCGATGCTGGAACCATCCATCCAGACATGATTGGATATCAGCATGCACATTCTTGAAATGTGATGGGAACTCATCCCTTCTGAAGAAGTGACTGCACATGAATGTGAAAGCTGAACTGCTTTTGTTGTGTCTCCTTGTAACACATTCTGTGTAGAGCTCCACATGGAGTTCTGGTGGGCTTTTTTCATCTACAATATCTGCTAGAACAGCATTGGAGGAGAAGGGTTCCACCTCGAAGTTGTATGTCTGAGTTGCAAAATCCACAAAAAGTCCATCAATACCCCTTGTTTCAGAGATCTCATgtcctttcagttctttttccaGTGCACACAACAAAGtagttttaattatatttgCTTTAGGTAGTTCTTCTAGGCTTATTCCCAATTCTGAGGTATCCACCAACTTGTCTGCGGTTGGCATCTTGTGTCCCAGGGCATCTCCCAGTCGTGCTCTTTTGCCACAATAGCTAACTGGCACTTTGAAGGTGTAAACTGTCTTTACCTCCTGAGCTTCTAAGTTCCCATAcacaaagtctttttctttgggAGTGCAAGCAGCTAGCTGGCCAAAGCGAATGAGCATTCCCCCATGATGTACCAGATACATATTGTAATCAGCTACACCAACTTCTTTCTTCAATCTCTCCAGGACTCCTTCTTGCCAGGGAGCCAGTCCTGTCATTTCTGTATTTGGTGCTACCTGTTCAGTCTTTTGGTGTTTCGCTTCTTCTGCATCAGgtattttctttgccttctctgtggagGTATCAGTGCAAGTGGCTGATGCTATTTTCTTGGAAGCCTCCTCTGTCTTTTTCCCTGCACTGACTGCTGAGCCTGTTACCTTGCAAGCCAAGAGCTCTTTGCTGAAAATGTTCTCCCAGGTTTTGTAACCCCCTAGATCCATTCCTTCTTTGTCCTTTGCCAGTTCTTCCCGCTCACGTTGGCTGAGGTCAGATGATTGGTGATCACCTTCTAGAGAACCACTGGTTAATCCTCCCACAGcaccttcttcctcccctgTGGCTTCATCCATTAGTTCTTCCACTTCATACTTTTCTCTCCATTCTGGAAACAATTCAGCCATTTTCAAAGtcctgaaaagtattttctggtCTCTGAGGGCCAAGGCCGTGTCAAGACAGTCTTCATTCAAGGTTTCCTTCATAATATTCTGATGGAGGGTTGTGTCTGAATCCACATTTGGCCAGCGATTCCACTCCATTGAGCAGCAGACAACACTGGCTGGACAGACTTGAAGGTGCTTTGCCAGCTTAAAGCGGGCCATGGAGAAAGGACAGCCATATGCTGAGTTGAGGCAAGAGACCTGCTCTAAAGGACAGAGCAATTGGTGCTCCTCCTCCTTGCACATGTGAAAGGTTGCCCCGCAGCGAAGGTGGCAGCTGATCACCATGCAGGAGACGGAGGGCTCAATCGGTGCACGGCAGTGCCGGCTGAAACATCTCTCACAGTGTTTGTGCTGCCCTGGGGGAGGCTTCTGAGTCCGGTGCTGCATGTAgcaaagacaagaagaaaagcattacTATCTGGAGGAGCAAGAATGGTGGTCAGATTGCCTGGGTTTGATTTCCACGTGGTGGGTTCACATAGAGGGAATAAGGCTGTCGGTAAAGGACTTCTGGTTACTTTTCAGCAGTGATCCCTATGCTACAAAATAGCCTGATAGCAGTGGGATTATAAGTAGGGTCTTAGAGGTCTTCAGTTGTTagcacagcagaggcagcaaaGTGAGAGAATGAGCTGATTTCTGTCCCTGTATTTGCACTGATGCACTCTATTCCAAACTGCTGAAATCAAAGCTGCAAAAGAAATTATGTGAGGGCACAGAAAAGTTCCCCATTTCCTCAATATTATTTGAGTAggaaagatgacatttttttcctcctcccttgaAAAATTAGCTGGTCATTTGACCTACAAGTGTCATCATGCCCCGACCCTCATATTAACATGAACGCTTCACAAATgaaccttcctttcttctacaGTAGCAAAGACTGAGAGTGAGGGATGTTGTCAAGATCACATTTCCCAGTGTGCTAAACAGCCTGGGTTAAGGCTGATTTGCTTGTTCTTCTTTGCTCTACTTCCCTGATTTACCTGTATATTCCTAAATGATGCCTCATGCCATGGAACAGAGACTACCGGGGACTTTCCTTCTGGCTGGTTTCTCTGTTATATCCACTTGTAGGAGCCAAAATCCTGAATGAGGTAATGCCTTAGTTTACATTTTGGGGAGAAGCTCCAGAGTGCAGTGGAGGCCTATATCAAGGTTGTACTCACCCAGTTAAATccatttccactttttttttttttttttttttttttttttaacaaattccTATTTGGTGACCACCTTCCTCCCTCTTGCTGTCTCCACTGAATGTTAAGTAGGTatgaaagaagggaagagggCAAGTATGGCTTATGCCATGCTCTGTTCAGCACCAGtgtgcagcaagaacagaacaGGAGCGACAAATATCTAACCTCAGCAGAGCTTTCCCCTTCCTGTGACAGTACAGGAGAGGTCAGCTCTGAGCATGCTTTTTACAGGATGCCTCTTTGAGAAAGAATCTTCCCCCGCCTTATTTTTTAACCTAGATCAttccttttatgtattttagaGTATGATTCCACAAACAGGTCATCACCACTCTGTTTTTTGATTCATTCTAGGTGCTTCTGAAAAGTCAGTGTGAAACACTATCTGAAACAGAGTAGGTGATTGTGACTTGATCATATTTTTAATCCAGTTTTTGAAGATGTTGTCTTCAAGTGATACCACAGAGGGTCAGAAAATAGGGAAACAGGTCCTAGGCAACAAGAATGGAAATAAACAATACCAGCCTAGTCTCTGTTTCCTAAATTCAGCTGCCATCAGGCAGCTCCATTAATTTAATGCTTTGCAACTGACAGACTGGATTAACAGAAGTTGAGGATGCCAAGAGGAATGTTTCAGAAATTTCAACTAGCTTTATCATGTAAACAGGCTACATGTTCTCTTAAGGAAGACTGCATTTCAGTTCTCacaattctgtatttctgtggtttcaaaatatatacaaatttttccatttttctcttcaaaaaactGTAATATAAAAAGGACATATGATGTTCCTAATGTCCAACAACAAAACTGCTGAAGTACAAGAGTGATGTATGAAGTTCCTCTTATAAAATGTTATCACTAGCAGATTACTAGCTTTGTGTGAGAATGAAACACTTACCTACTTTGGTttcattactgtatttttacttcGTTTCCAGGATGCCAATTACATGACTTAAATCAGCTAATtataaaacttgttttcaaaagtTCTCAATGCCCCTTTGCTCATAATATCTCTACCCTTGCAATATTTTCAGGCAACAGATGTTACCCCTTCttaaaaatgggaaaactgAAGCATGGAGATCAATGGCAAGTAAATGGAGATGGTGAGTAACATAGACACATCTTCCTTTGAAGTAAAAATGTAAGAACATAAGGAATGACATTCTGGGTCAAACCAATGGTCCACATACCCAAGCAACCTGTCTCCAACAATGAACCTAAGAGATGCTGGGGCATTTTGTAGTCCTTTCCCCTTGTACACTCCCAGCATGCACAAGAGATGGATTAGAGAATTAGAGGCTGCCCAgtccttctgctgcttccttggAGCACCAACTGACACCACTAACTTGGTCCCCAAAATAGCTGCTGCATATGGAAGACTCCATACTTTTGATTCTCTGCTCATTGCTATAAAGGCCAGGATGCTTTGCAGCCTGGTTCAGTTTGGTGCAAATCTTTGTGGGAGGGAGAACATTAATGATAAGCATGAACTGTAGTTGTGTTCCCCAAAAACAGGACCCAGgactttttatttgttcttttttttccctgtcattTCTTGTAAGAAACAGGACTGGGGGAACTTTTCCTCAGTCAAAATGTCAAGAGGATTCTTGACAAGTCTACCACCACACCTTCTGTGTGGTAGGACCTACCATAGCTGCACTGGACTCTTGTTTGGCtctgggaaaaaatacatgctattagtaaaataatttagattttgctttttccaaggtcaaagaaaatgcagtggCAGCATTTACCTAGATGTAAGTGCTTTTGAAACCCCAGGCATAAGTGACCTAACCCTGAGGAGAGCTATACTGCAGAGGAAGCAGGCTCAGGATCCAGGAGAAGAAATGCTATGTGATggcccttcccttctctttcttgaaGGTACTATTTCAACAGCTCATCTTTCACACTTTCACATCCAGGCCATGGAAGTCAGGAAcaatgcaggagaaggaaagatgCCTGGGAAAAGCACTGCATGTTGGTTCCTGCAGTCATGAAAGACTACCTTTATGTTTGAATTTGATGTGTATTGATTGCTCAACACATCTTCATTTCATCTGTTGCAACTGCCCATGCTGACCAATACCTATTCATACCTCTTACTTAATCAGCCACATCCTCGCCCCATCTTGCATAGTAAAGGAATAAGTCCTTTCCTTTGTGATCCCTTTACTCAGAGCTTGGGTACCTTGGCCTTTCTTTGCACACATGGGATAAGCTCAAGA encodes:
- the FBXO40 gene encoding F-box only protein 40 yields the protein MIKHRTQKPPPGQHKHCERCFSRHCRAPIEPSVSCMVISCHLRCGATFHMCKEEEHQLLCPLEQVSCLNSAYGCPFSMARFKLAKHLQVCPASVVCCSMEWNRWPNVDSDTTLHQNIMKETLNEDCLDTALALRDQKILFRTLKMAELFPEWREKYEVEELMDEATGEEEGAVGGLTSGSLEGDHQSSDLSQREREELAKDKEGMDLGGYKTWENIFSKELLACKVTGSAVSAGKKTEEASKKIASATCTDTSTEKAKKIPDAEEAKHQKTEQVAPNTEMTGLAPWQEGVLERLKKEVGVADYNMYLVHHGGMLIRFGQLAACTPKEKDFVYGNLEAQEVKTVYTFKVPVSYCGKRARLGDALGHKMPTADKLVDTSELGISLEELPKANIIKTTLLCALEKELKGHEISETRGIDGLFVDFATQTYNFEVEPFSSNAVLADIVDEKSPPELHVELYTECVTRRHNKSSSAFTFMCSHFFRRDEFPSHFKNVHADIQSCLDGWFQHRCPLAYLGCTYVQNHFRPAGYKAKVIYSQPLKTFAIKPEVDTLLVESGKCNSTVTNRGRNKDSLSSLPVEVLKYIAGFLDSFSLSQLSQVSVLMRNVCATLLQERGMVLLVWEKKRYSHGGTSWKARREIWQFSSLFSTVNKWQFNDAMSMSEHLKNCPFYDVEHKKDPVLLTSMCERRDKIQKTLVSTFKHRF